The following proteins are co-located in the Bos indicus isolate NIAB-ARS_2022 breed Sahiwal x Tharparkar chromosome 8, NIAB-ARS_B.indTharparkar_mat_pri_1.0, whole genome shotgun sequence genome:
- the WDR31 gene encoding WD repeat-containing protein 31 isoform X2, with translation MLLLRCHLKRALPQKVSCRFCAVMGKLQSKFKHSTYKYRPDGFIEEKIQTKAFQEYSPAHVDTVSVVAALNSDLCVSGGKDKTAVAYNWRTGNVVKRFKGHEREITKIACIYKSSQFFSASRDKMVMMWDLQSSSQPRQQFSGHTMVVTGLTVSPDSSQLCTGSRDNTLLLWDVGTGQCAERASVSRNLVTHLCWVPREHYILQTSEDKTIRLWDSRGLQVAHTFPTQQHIQTYCEVSEDGHKCVSCSSGFEGEGCEATLWDLRQTRSRICEYRGHFQTVASCIFLPRALASMPAIATSSHDCKVKIWNQDTGACLFTLSLDGSGPLTSLAVADSVSLLCRNKCYASLRFSLRACSFTFTLLEPSCCSEASTLER, from the exons ATGCTGCTACTCAGGTGCCATCTGAAACGAGCTCTTCCCCAGAAGGTCTCGTGCAGGTTCTGTGCAGTGATGGGGAAACTGCAGAGCAAATTCAAACACAGCACTTACAAATACAG GCCTGATGGATTTATCGAAGAGAAGATTCAAACTAAAGCCTTTCAAGAGTATAGCCCAGCTCACGTGGATACCGTCTCTGTTGTTGCTGCTCTGAACTCAGACCTCTGTGTCTCCGGAGGAAAAGATAAG ACAGCTGTGGCCTATAACTGGAGAACTGGGAATGTGGTGAAAAGGTTCAAAGGACATGAGCGTGAAATCACCAAG atAGCGTGTATTTACAAATCAAGCCAGTTCTTCAGCGCCTCTCGCGATAAGATGGTCATGATGTGGGACTTACAGAGCTCCTCACAGCCGAGACAGCAGTTTTCTGGCCACACCATGGTGGTCACTGGACTGACGGTGAGTCCAG ATTCATCACAACTGTGTACCGGCTCCCGTGACAACACCCTGCTCTTGTGGGATGTGGGGACTGGACAGTGTGCAGAGAGAGCTTCAGTCTCCAGGAACCTG gtcACTCACTTGTGCTGGGTCCCCCGAGAACATTACATACTCCAGACCTCCGAGGATAAAACCATCAG ACTGTGGGACAGTCGGGGGCTGCAGGTAGCTCATACATTTCCCACCCAGCAGCACATCCAGACGTACTGCGAGGTCAGTGAGGATGGGCACAAGTGTGTCTCCTGCAGCAGCGGCTTTGAAGGGGAAGGCTGTGAAGCAACG CTGTGGGACCTGAGGCAGACACGGAGCAGAATCTGTGAGTACAGGGGACATTTCCAGACTGTTGCGTCCTGTATCTTTCTACCCAGAGCTTTAGCCTCGATGCCTGCAATTGCTACCTCATCACATGACTGCAAGGTGAAGATCTGGAATCAAGACACTGGAG cctgccttttcaccttgtctCTGGATGGATCAGGACCTTTGACTTCCCTGGCGGTGGCCGACTCCGTCTCCTTATTGTGT
- the WDR31 gene encoding WD repeat-containing protein 31 isoform X3, with protein MLLLRCHLKRALPQKVSCRFCAVMGKLQSKFKHSTYKYSRPDGFIEEKIQTKAFQEYSPAHVDTVSVVAALNSDLCVSGGKDKTAVAYNWRTGNVVKRFKGHEREITKIACIYKSSQFFSASRDKMVMMWDLQSSSQPRQQFSGHTMVVTGLTVSPDSSQLCTGSRDNTLLLWDVGTGQCAERASVSRNLVTHLCWVPREHYILQTSEDKTIRLWDSRGLQVAHTFPTQQHIQTYCEVSEDGHKCVSCSSGFEGEGCEATLWDLRQTRSRICEYRGHFQTVASCIFLPRALASMPAIATSSHDCKVKIWNQDTGACLFTLSLDGSGPLTSLAVADSVSLLCVSFSRGIHLLRVDRSQGLELREVAAF; from the exons ATGCTGCTACTCAGGTGCCATCTGAAACGAGCTCTTCCCCAGAAGGTCTCGTGCAGGTTCTGTGCAGTGATGGGGAAACTGCAGAGCAAATTCAAACACAGCACTTACAAATACAG CAGGCCTGATGGATTTATCGAAGAGAAGATTCAAACTAAAGCCTTTCAAGAGTATAGCCCAGCTCACGTGGATACCGTCTCTGTTGTTGCTGCTCTGAACTCAGACCTCTGTGTCTCCGGAGGAAAAGATAAG ACAGCTGTGGCCTATAACTGGAGAACTGGGAATGTGGTGAAAAGGTTCAAAGGACATGAGCGTGAAATCACCAAG atAGCGTGTATTTACAAATCAAGCCAGTTCTTCAGCGCCTCTCGCGATAAGATGGTCATGATGTGGGACTTACAGAGCTCCTCACAGCCGAGACAGCAGTTTTCTGGCCACACCATGGTGGTCACTGGACTGACGGTGAGTCCAG ATTCATCACAACTGTGTACCGGCTCCCGTGACAACACCCTGCTCTTGTGGGATGTGGGGACTGGACAGTGTGCAGAGAGAGCTTCAGTCTCCAGGAACCTG gtcACTCACTTGTGCTGGGTCCCCCGAGAACATTACATACTCCAGACCTCCGAGGATAAAACCATCAG ACTGTGGGACAGTCGGGGGCTGCAGGTAGCTCATACATTTCCCACCCAGCAGCACATCCAGACGTACTGCGAGGTCAGTGAGGATGGGCACAAGTGTGTCTCCTGCAGCAGCGGCTTTGAAGGGGAAGGCTGTGAAGCAACG CTGTGGGACCTGAGGCAGACACGGAGCAGAATCTGTGAGTACAGGGGACATTTCCAGACTGTTGCGTCCTGTATCTTTCTACCCAGAGCTTTAGCCTCGATGCCTGCAATTGCTACCTCATCACATGACTGCAAGGTGAAGATCTGGAATCAAGACACTGGAG cctgccttttcaccttgtctCTGGATGGATCAGGACCTTTGACTTCCCTGGCGGTGGCCGACTCCGTCTCCTTATTGTGTGTGAGTTTCAGCAGAGGAATTCACTTACTCAGGGTGGACCGCAGCCAAGGGCTGGAACTGCGGGAAGTGGCAGCATTCTGA
- the WDR31 gene encoding WD repeat-containing protein 31 isoform X1, which translates to MLLLRCHLKRALPQKVSCRFCAVMGKLQSKFKHSTYKYSRPDGFIEEKIQTKAFQEYSPAHVDTVSVVAALNSDLCVSGGKDKTAVAYNWRTGNVVKRFKGHEREITKIACIYKSSQFFSASRDKMVMMWDLQSSSQPRQQFSGHTMVVTGLTVSPDSSQLCTGSRDNTLLLWDVGTGQCAERASVSRNLVTHLCWVPREHYILQTSEDKTIRLWDSRGLQVAHTFPTQQHIQTYCEVSEDGHKCVSCSSGFEGEGCEATLWDLRQTRSRICEYRGHFQTVASCIFLPRALASMPAIATSSHDCKVKIWNQDTGACLFTLSLDGSGPLTSLAVADSVSLLCRNKCYASLRFSLRACSFTFTLLEPSCCSEASTLER; encoded by the exons ATGCTGCTACTCAGGTGCCATCTGAAACGAGCTCTTCCCCAGAAGGTCTCGTGCAGGTTCTGTGCAGTGATGGGGAAACTGCAGAGCAAATTCAAACACAGCACTTACAAATACAG CAGGCCTGATGGATTTATCGAAGAGAAGATTCAAACTAAAGCCTTTCAAGAGTATAGCCCAGCTCACGTGGATACCGTCTCTGTTGTTGCTGCTCTGAACTCAGACCTCTGTGTCTCCGGAGGAAAAGATAAG ACAGCTGTGGCCTATAACTGGAGAACTGGGAATGTGGTGAAAAGGTTCAAAGGACATGAGCGTGAAATCACCAAG atAGCGTGTATTTACAAATCAAGCCAGTTCTTCAGCGCCTCTCGCGATAAGATGGTCATGATGTGGGACTTACAGAGCTCCTCACAGCCGAGACAGCAGTTTTCTGGCCACACCATGGTGGTCACTGGACTGACGGTGAGTCCAG ATTCATCACAACTGTGTACCGGCTCCCGTGACAACACCCTGCTCTTGTGGGATGTGGGGACTGGACAGTGTGCAGAGAGAGCTTCAGTCTCCAGGAACCTG gtcACTCACTTGTGCTGGGTCCCCCGAGAACATTACATACTCCAGACCTCCGAGGATAAAACCATCAG ACTGTGGGACAGTCGGGGGCTGCAGGTAGCTCATACATTTCCCACCCAGCAGCACATCCAGACGTACTGCGAGGTCAGTGAGGATGGGCACAAGTGTGTCTCCTGCAGCAGCGGCTTTGAAGGGGAAGGCTGTGAAGCAACG CTGTGGGACCTGAGGCAGACACGGAGCAGAATCTGTGAGTACAGGGGACATTTCCAGACTGTTGCGTCCTGTATCTTTCTACCCAGAGCTTTAGCCTCGATGCCTGCAATTGCTACCTCATCACATGACTGCAAGGTGAAGATCTGGAATCAAGACACTGGAG cctgccttttcaccttgtctCTGGATGGATCAGGACCTTTGACTTCCCTGGCGGTGGCCGACTCCGTCTCCTTATTGTGT
- the WDR31 gene encoding WD repeat-containing protein 31 isoform X4 — MLLLRCHLKRALPQKVSCRFCAVMGKLQSKFKHSTYKYRPDGFIEEKIQTKAFQEYSPAHVDTVSVVAALNSDLCVSGGKDKTAVAYNWRTGNVVKRFKGHEREITKIACIYKSSQFFSASRDKMVMMWDLQSSSQPRQQFSGHTMVVTGLTVSPDSSQLCTGSRDNTLLLWDVGTGQCAERASVSRNLVTHLCWVPREHYILQTSEDKTIRLWDSRGLQVAHTFPTQQHIQTYCEVSEDGHKCVSCSSGFEGEGCEATLWDLRQTRSRICEYRGHFQTVASCIFLPRALASMPAIATSSHDCKVKIWNQDTGACLFTLSLDGSGPLTSLAVADSVSLLCVSFSRGIHLLRVDRSQGLELREVAAF, encoded by the exons ATGCTGCTACTCAGGTGCCATCTGAAACGAGCTCTTCCCCAGAAGGTCTCGTGCAGGTTCTGTGCAGTGATGGGGAAACTGCAGAGCAAATTCAAACACAGCACTTACAAATACAG GCCTGATGGATTTATCGAAGAGAAGATTCAAACTAAAGCCTTTCAAGAGTATAGCCCAGCTCACGTGGATACCGTCTCTGTTGTTGCTGCTCTGAACTCAGACCTCTGTGTCTCCGGAGGAAAAGATAAG ACAGCTGTGGCCTATAACTGGAGAACTGGGAATGTGGTGAAAAGGTTCAAAGGACATGAGCGTGAAATCACCAAG atAGCGTGTATTTACAAATCAAGCCAGTTCTTCAGCGCCTCTCGCGATAAGATGGTCATGATGTGGGACTTACAGAGCTCCTCACAGCCGAGACAGCAGTTTTCTGGCCACACCATGGTGGTCACTGGACTGACGGTGAGTCCAG ATTCATCACAACTGTGTACCGGCTCCCGTGACAACACCCTGCTCTTGTGGGATGTGGGGACTGGACAGTGTGCAGAGAGAGCTTCAGTCTCCAGGAACCTG gtcACTCACTTGTGCTGGGTCCCCCGAGAACATTACATACTCCAGACCTCCGAGGATAAAACCATCAG ACTGTGGGACAGTCGGGGGCTGCAGGTAGCTCATACATTTCCCACCCAGCAGCACATCCAGACGTACTGCGAGGTCAGTGAGGATGGGCACAAGTGTGTCTCCTGCAGCAGCGGCTTTGAAGGGGAAGGCTGTGAAGCAACG CTGTGGGACCTGAGGCAGACACGGAGCAGAATCTGTGAGTACAGGGGACATTTCCAGACTGTTGCGTCCTGTATCTTTCTACCCAGAGCTTTAGCCTCGATGCCTGCAATTGCTACCTCATCACATGACTGCAAGGTGAAGATCTGGAATCAAGACACTGGAG cctgccttttcaccttgtctCTGGATGGATCAGGACCTTTGACTTCCCTGGCGGTGGCCGACTCCGTCTCCTTATTGTGTGTGAGTTTCAGCAGAGGAATTCACTTACTCAGGGTGGACCGCAGCCAAGGGCTGGAACTGCGGGAAGTGGCAGCATTCTGA
- the WDR31 gene encoding WD repeat-containing protein 31 isoform X6, with product MLLLRCHLKRALPQKVSCRFCAVMGKLQSKFKHSTYKYSRPDGFIEEKIQTKAFQEYSPAHVDTVSVVAALNSDLCVSGGKDKTAVAYNWRTGNVVKRFKGHEREITKIACIYKSSQFFSASRDKMVMMWDLQSSSQPRQQFSGHTMVVTGLTVSPDSSQLCTGSRDNTLLLWDVGTGQCAERASVSRNLVTHLCWVPREHYILQTSEDKTIRLWDSRGLQVAHTFPTQQHIQTYCEVSEDGHKCVSCSSGFEGEGCEATLWDLRQTRSRICEYRGHFQTVASCIFLPRALASMPAIATSSHDCKVKIWNQDTGEEQMLCKSEVQP from the exons ATGCTGCTACTCAGGTGCCATCTGAAACGAGCTCTTCCCCAGAAGGTCTCGTGCAGGTTCTGTGCAGTGATGGGGAAACTGCAGAGCAAATTCAAACACAGCACTTACAAATACAG CAGGCCTGATGGATTTATCGAAGAGAAGATTCAAACTAAAGCCTTTCAAGAGTATAGCCCAGCTCACGTGGATACCGTCTCTGTTGTTGCTGCTCTGAACTCAGACCTCTGTGTCTCCGGAGGAAAAGATAAG ACAGCTGTGGCCTATAACTGGAGAACTGGGAATGTGGTGAAAAGGTTCAAAGGACATGAGCGTGAAATCACCAAG atAGCGTGTATTTACAAATCAAGCCAGTTCTTCAGCGCCTCTCGCGATAAGATGGTCATGATGTGGGACTTACAGAGCTCCTCACAGCCGAGACAGCAGTTTTCTGGCCACACCATGGTGGTCACTGGACTGACGGTGAGTCCAG ATTCATCACAACTGTGTACCGGCTCCCGTGACAACACCCTGCTCTTGTGGGATGTGGGGACTGGACAGTGTGCAGAGAGAGCTTCAGTCTCCAGGAACCTG gtcACTCACTTGTGCTGGGTCCCCCGAGAACATTACATACTCCAGACCTCCGAGGATAAAACCATCAG ACTGTGGGACAGTCGGGGGCTGCAGGTAGCTCATACATTTCCCACCCAGCAGCACATCCAGACGTACTGCGAGGTCAGTGAGGATGGGCACAAGTGTGTCTCCTGCAGCAGCGGCTTTGAAGGGGAAGGCTGTGAAGCAACG CTGTGGGACCTGAGGCAGACACGGAGCAGAATCTGTGAGTACAGGGGACATTTCCAGACTGTTGCGTCCTGTATCTTTCTACCCAGAGCTTTAGCCTCGATGCCTGCAATTGCTACCTCATCACATGACTGCAAGGTGAAGATCTGGAATCAAGACACTGGAG
- the WDR31 gene encoding WD repeat-containing protein 31 isoform X5 — protein sequence MLLLRCHLKRALPQKVSCRFCAVMGKLQSKFKHSTYKYSRPDGFIEEKIQTKAFQEYSPAHVDTVSVVAALNSDLCVSGGKDKIACIYKSSQFFSASRDKMVMMWDLQSSSQPRQQFSGHTMVVTGLTVSPDSSQLCTGSRDNTLLLWDVGTGQCAERASVSRNLVTHLCWVPREHYILQTSEDKTIRLWDSRGLQVAHTFPTQQHIQTYCEVSEDGHKCVSCSSGFEGEGCEATLWDLRQTRSRICEYRGHFQTVASCIFLPRALASMPAIATSSHDCKVKIWNQDTGACLFTLSLDGSGPLTSLAVADSVSLLCRNKCYASLRFSLRACSFTFTLLEPSCCSEASTLER from the exons ATGCTGCTACTCAGGTGCCATCTGAAACGAGCTCTTCCCCAGAAGGTCTCGTGCAGGTTCTGTGCAGTGATGGGGAAACTGCAGAGCAAATTCAAACACAGCACTTACAAATACAG CAGGCCTGATGGATTTATCGAAGAGAAGATTCAAACTAAAGCCTTTCAAGAGTATAGCCCAGCTCACGTGGATACCGTCTCTGTTGTTGCTGCTCTGAACTCAGACCTCTGTGTCTCCGGAGGAAAAGATAAG atAGCGTGTATTTACAAATCAAGCCAGTTCTTCAGCGCCTCTCGCGATAAGATGGTCATGATGTGGGACTTACAGAGCTCCTCACAGCCGAGACAGCAGTTTTCTGGCCACACCATGGTGGTCACTGGACTGACGGTGAGTCCAG ATTCATCACAACTGTGTACCGGCTCCCGTGACAACACCCTGCTCTTGTGGGATGTGGGGACTGGACAGTGTGCAGAGAGAGCTTCAGTCTCCAGGAACCTG gtcACTCACTTGTGCTGGGTCCCCCGAGAACATTACATACTCCAGACCTCCGAGGATAAAACCATCAG ACTGTGGGACAGTCGGGGGCTGCAGGTAGCTCATACATTTCCCACCCAGCAGCACATCCAGACGTACTGCGAGGTCAGTGAGGATGGGCACAAGTGTGTCTCCTGCAGCAGCGGCTTTGAAGGGGAAGGCTGTGAAGCAACG CTGTGGGACCTGAGGCAGACACGGAGCAGAATCTGTGAGTACAGGGGACATTTCCAGACTGTTGCGTCCTGTATCTTTCTACCCAGAGCTTTAGCCTCGATGCCTGCAATTGCTACCTCATCACATGACTGCAAGGTGAAGATCTGGAATCAAGACACTGGAG cctgccttttcaccttgtctCTGGATGGATCAGGACCTTTGACTTCCCTGGCGGTGGCCGACTCCGTCTCCTTATTGTGT